tgttcgagtgcggatctgttccgtgtctgtgtttgtagttttgttgataattgaagttgatgaacgcaggtgagtttatacatttccacacttctgtacattactgtgtattgttactttatgtagttcaaattgttgatttgatttacacacttgttttgaacataacactcacgaactaaaccaggaagtcttggacattcgcctgacattcgagtttctttcggctcattctcggctaataaacatccaaaaatgagtgaaactgcattaactgattctgcagtaaacaaggaacaaactacaatcaaatatgtttaaaacgtttttctgtaaatgtttattttctgttattttgtaaatgtgagaTTCATCTGTGTTGAAACGCTAAGgaagtgctaagggagcgtctaaaaagtgcatgaagccgaggtgtagttattacccagtggcatgtaccattcaatacaactgtataaagtcctacagtatgggtacagtaaaaATATATAGTGTCAACAATTCtaaaatcaatcattttaatataataaacaatgcAATAGTTACCTAGTGTACCACCCACTACACTTAAATTacagaaacaaaccctacagtatgggtacagtaattaagaattaaaagtaaaaaaaaacatgattttttcATATAACCAAtgatgtagtagttaactagtcacttgtactagttactacagcCACATTATAAAAGTcatacagcatgggtacagtaacgaaTCAAAATGTTCTACAGTAAaggtacagtaataataaaatataagagATTAACAACAATTGAAAAACACAAGTTTTGATAAGatgaaggttgtagtagttaactagtcacttgTACTACTACCTACtgtctgagctgctgtaaataacttgctgtgtttactggtgtttctgtttacgTGTAGAAAAATGGCTGAATCCAAAATTTCTGTAACTCAGGAcgagttcagctgttcagtctgtctggaaacactgaaggatccagtaactacatcatgtggacacagtttctgtatggtgtgtattaataactgctgggatcaggaggatgataagggaacatacagctgtccacagtgtagaaaaaccttcactccaagacctgAAGTGAGTAGAAACACCATGCTGGCTGGAGTTGTGGAGAAACTGAAGAAAACAGAACTTCAAGCTCCACGTCCTGCTCACTGTTCTGctggacctgaagatgtggagtgtgatttctgtacagagagaaaacacaaagcagtaaaatcctgtctggtgtgtttggcctcttaCTGTAaaactcaccttcagcctcaCTATAAATCTTCTGCTTTTAAGAAGCACAAGCTGGTTGAAGCCTCCAGACGACtccaggatcagatctgctctcagcatgataaactgctggaggtttactgtcgtactgatcagcagtgtatctgcatgttgtgtaccatggatgatcataaaagacatgatacaatatcagctgcagcagaaagaactgagaaacaggtaaaatattatacagctctctttaacaagtaacaactcattATCATTTACACTGacgttgtttatgtggtgctcgtacacaatacaagtaaattctgaattgttattctgtgtagaagcagctgctggagatccagagaaaattccaggaaaaaatccagaacagagaaaaggaactttgtgagctgataaacGCTGTGAAGTCTCATAAGGtaagttttataaacaaaaagctctcaggatcagtccgactctcctccattaaaccaatctctattaaaaatgagatattttatatctcAGGTAACTTTGCAAGTGATTGAGCATTTTTTATCATAAATTTAAAAATTCTTCAAATTCTGCCTGGTTATTTGGTGAGTGATGCTGTACAACAATTCTGAGGTTGTTTTATAAGGATAATAAGATCAGATTAGGACTTTGACTGAGCCACCCAAAATGATAATTGATTATTGCTTTGGATCAGGatgcttaaacataaattactaTATAAGATTTCTGGTAAAGACTTGAGAAGATCACTAAGTTGAATTTCGCAGTTCTGGCCaccagcacattttacagtatatatggtgtttttaggttttatcagatttaatccacacatataattttgaattaaggacatacaggagcaggtgtgttgtatataaaatctgtgaggaagtataacatgctgataaatgcagtaaaactaactatatttgggaagtagagtataaaatactgcatcatgtggacatgatgatgatggtaacatTTTCAAGGGTATgaaaaataaagccatttagcaccatcaccaagctatgaATGATGAAAGTCTTAGTCTCGCCAGTAGCTACATATGAATGTGAAGGATGGACAAATATCTGAGTGATAAACGTTTCCTCTTTCTGAATCTtctaacagtgttctgcacagacagcagtgaagaacattgagaggatctgtactgaactaatcaactcaattaacagaagatgctctgagctaaaagatctgatcagagatcgagagacagCAGAAATAAGTCAAGCTGAAAAACTCCTGAAACAGGTGGAGCAGCAGATtgtagagctgaagaggaaagatgctgaactggaacagctttcacacacagaggatcccgtccatttcctccaggtaacagcactaaaaataattttattattgctgcaccagttCAAGTAATAAATTACAGCAGTACTTTGTAACttaatgtcccctaaactcaaaatcttttaaacttgaTGCCTTTTGTAgagaaatttgttcccttaaactcgattaTTGTTAGAATTCATTCAAACATGTTGGGGAGAGCCGGAAACGCAACAGAAACCACATCACAAGCAAATCATCCTCTCTTGTCTCCCCTTGGTGGTAACGTTGTGCATCTTTGTGCATCTTCCACAAATCTGTAACATATTGAAAACCCTcctacacaaaacacattatgacccataaagtcgtaacactcggggttctgagaagttgtgagaatcagaatcagcttttctgagagatcATGAAACACTTTTTATGTTATTAGAAGAAAAATCATTCTGTGCTTCATGTCGGTCACCCATCATTTGTGATTCATCATTATCTTGTTGTTTCTTTGTGAACATTATttgtctggatgtagaattttcagtctctctcggcttctgctggatctgcagaatcagtcaacatcacaatcagtcctttcctctcatttgatgatgttacaaagtctgtatctcagctgagagagaaagtagaagaattctggaaagagcagtgtgagaagataccagatggaggtgagttcaagccctcagtgttccattgtctccaaaatACTACGgtactcaaacatcaaacaaaacaatcaaatccaccaacatgaacattttacatctaacaacatcattcatttactcattaacccagtactggtcatggtcacagtgagtccagggTTGAATGAAATACACTCTGACTTGGTCCGTTACTCAgacaaacactgggagaacatgccaaacatgagaacatgacagtgtctggtgtaaatatatatttactatGATTAGTGATTGTATTGTTactctttctgcagtgaagaaagtccggattacttcacctactgaacctgaaatcagagaatattttctacaatgtaagtttctgACAaagacacaaacatacacagtgcagtgacattttttttttgtatttgcacCTCCCAGTACacacgtgtgtttgtgtgtgtctgtgcagtgtttgtgtttttgtgtgtttggtgttgaaTAGTGTTGCACTGTATCTAGTGTCACACTCTCACATGCACacgcttgaaagtttgtgaaccctttagaattttctatatttctgcataaataaaacatcatcagattttcacacaagtcctaaaagtagataaagagaacccagttaaacaaataagacaaaaatattatacttggtcatttatttatttatttaagtatgtgaacctctaggattcgcagttaatttaaaggtgaaattagagtcaggtgttttcaatcaatgggatgacaatcaggtgtgagtgggcaccctgttttatttaaagaacagggatctatcaaagtctgctcttcacaacacatgtttgtggaagtgtatcatggcacgaacaaaggagatttctgaggacctcagaaaaagagttgttgatgctcaggctggaaaaggttacaaaaccatctctaaagagtttggactccaccaatccacagtcagacagattgtgtacaaatggaggaaattcaagaccattgtggtcgaccaacaaagatcactccaagagcaaggcgtgtaatagtcggcgaggtcacaaaggaccccagggtaacttctaagcaactgaaggcctctctaacattggctaatgttaatattcttgagtccaccatcaggagaacactgaacaacaatggtgtgcatggcagggttgcaaggagaaagccactgctctccaaaaagaacattgctgttcgtctgcagtttgctacagatcacgtggacaagccagaaggctgttggaagaatgttttgtggatggatgagaccaaaatataact
The sequence above is drawn from the Trichomycterus rosablanca isolate fTriRos1 chromosome 14, fTriRos1.hap1, whole genome shotgun sequence genome and encodes:
- the LOC134327144 gene encoding tripartite motif-containing protein 16-like, whose amino-acid sequence is MAESKISVTQDEFSCSVCLETLKDPVTTSCGHSFCMVCINNCWDQEDDKGTYSCPQCRKTFTPRPEVSRNTMLAGVVEKLKKTELQAPRPAHCSAGPEDVECDFCTERKHKAVKSCLVCLASYCKTHLQPHYKSSAFKKHKLVEASRRLQDQICSQHDKLLEVYCRTDQQCICMLCTMDDHKRHDTISAAAERTEKQKQLLEIQRKFQEKIQNREKELCELINAVKSHKCSAQTAVKNIERICTELINSINRRCSELKDLIRDRETAEISQAEKLLKQVEQQIVELKRKDAELEQLSHTEDPVHFLQNFQSLSASAGSAESVNITISPFLSFDDVTKSVSQLREKVEEFWKEQCEKIPDGVKKVRITSPTEPEIREYFLQYVCRFTLDPNTVNKNLHLSEKNKVVTCSIIEQSYPDHPDRFDWYQVLCRESVSGRCYWEVEWSGNDGVNIAVSYKSISRKGCGYDCWFGHNDQSWSLFCSPSRFLFWNNDKKNEIPIMPSSSRIGVYVDYEAGTLSFYSVSDTMKLVHRVQTTFTQLLYLGFTVCYGSKVKLSDLTN